CATGACACCACTTAAGGCACCACTCATTTCACTCCACATGACACCACTTAAGGCACCACTCATTTCACTCCACATGACACCACTTATTTCACTCCACATGACACCACTAAAGGCATCACTTATTTCACTCCACATGACACTCCACATGTCACCACTCATGTTACAGCACATGGCACAACACATGACACAACACATGACACCACACATAACACCACACATGtcacaacacatgtcacagcACATGTCACAACACACATGTCACAGCACATGTCACCACACACCACATGTCTCAACACATGACATAACATATTGAACCAATCATGGCACCACAATTGGCACCACACATTGCCAACACGTTTGAGAGGGCATATATAGGCATAAGTCTATCGCCCAATACCCATTGAAATGATTTGTTAAAATCTGTGTGAAATGAAAACATGGCACAAGGCAGCACACATAACAACACAACGCTGCACATATTGAATGTTAATATTTAAGAAAGAACATTTTGATCTATGGCAAATTAAATTGGCATCAATAAATTCTATTAATTTTACAAGTGAAATGAAGACAAAATGTGTAATTTTTCGTTGCAGTTGAAATTGGCAATTTGTCAATATTCACTAATTGGCAATTAACGGTTTTAAAAGTATTTGAACAAATATTGCCTTTTAAGTACTGTGTAATTAAGTTCTGAAAAtgtaatgaaaagaaaaatgaataGTTCCTTCAGTAATCCTATACATAAAATTCACTCATGGCAATATTATAGCATTTTTCGCTAGGACCAAATACCAACTCTAGGCcacattatgaaatatattcgatagtactaaatatgttttcagATTCCTATAGCTTACCGGACGTTGGCTTTATTGATGAATAGGTTGTAAGTCTACCAAATAGCCGTACGTGTCTATGGCGTCTATCATAATCTGCGAAAGAAGTAAGTCATCCATTATCGTCGGGTAATATTTTGTATCTGTAACTCGATTTAAAATGGTactatactacatgtagtaaacagGTTGAACAAGATATACATGTTAATACGACTCCGAActcaaaatgttaacattttttgCAACCTTCTCATACTTTACATATTGTGTTAAGGCTCAATTACTGATGACTGGTGATTTTCTTCAGTAATTATATTTTTCGTTTAAActgtttttgattttgatgatTTCAGAAAAagtaaaagttaagtacagATTTCATGTTTGAGCACGAGGATATAGTTTCCTGTTTGCATACGGGCAATGTTGTCAACCAATTCTCATTTATGCATTTCCGACAACTTATTTTATACTGAAACATTTATATTGCAGTTGCTGGAAGAATAAAATTTCATACATAATTTCCTCGGATAGGATCTATGTCATAAacgcattatatatataatatcgcTTACCTTGGAATAATAAACGTCAAATTCTCTTCGACTGACTTCATTGTCCCCTGTAAACGTTAAAATGCGCATGTAGACAATGACTAGGAATCGATTCCCTGATAAACTGATCAAAACAGCAATGGTTCGAAATATGGAAACTCGTATTGTTGGTACTCACCATTGGAATCCATCACAGAGTACTGTCCATAAACAGAAGAGGTGTCAAGGTAACCGTCACCGTCATAGTCAAGCATCATGAAAACTACTCTTGTGTAAGTATGATTCGTGGAGCGTGACTCAAACTCGTTCTCGCTGATTCTGCCGTCCCCTAATAACGATATTACATGCTCATCAGACATGCTAACAATATAACGTCTTCCATGTTAATCTTTCATGTCTAACCAAAGGCATTGCGGAAGGTTTCGGAAAGCATGATGCAATTACTATAGGATATACAACCTTCACGTGTCTCCACAATGGAGCTCTTAAAGATGGATATTATGTAGGCGTGATAAGATTTGCGGAGAAATATTTATCTTGCTCCTCTGCtcagtttatataatacttCACATCGAAATTATTATTTGGTAATCAAGTACAGTGTAATTCGAAAGTGGCTATATAGTGTTGTCATTTTCTTCTTTAAGGGCTGAAATGAGGCTCCTCATAAGTCTAGGTAAGATATAACACGGCAGCGTAAAATATTGACAAAGTTAGAAATTACTGTATGAACAATTTTTCGGTTTAAATAAGCGAGGTTTAATAAGGACCAGATGCTATTCTGAGCAGAGCTCTAAAGATAGCCGCTTTTGCTTTGCAGTTTAACCATTACATACTTTAAATACAACATACTATCGAGATAAACTAGCAAAATACGGATTGCAGTGACTTCCATCTCGTTCATGACATTTAGTCATTCTAATACGTATGAAAGTTTTATGTAgaataatacagtatatatgatgCACGCACTGAAAAACGGACGCACTGCcataatgtttatataggtCCCTTTTTGAAAGCCTCAATAAGATATTGATATCATTAGTGTTAGTAGTTTTACCAGTTATAAGGTGCGataacaaacaatatacaaaggTTTTCCATACGATTTAAATCTATCgaacaaaaaacaatatatatagtcattgcatctgtaaacattaattttgttattgaggattggtttattttgttgaacgtcctatacaaatataacaagGTCACTTAAAGATGTGCCTggtttttggaggtggaggaaagtcggagtactGGAGATACGGCCAGTACCAGACAACTGCCCCAAGTCCGTTTCGAACTTcagacccagaggtggagggctactgataaagtgtcgggacatctcGACCATTCGGCCACTGCGTCTCCGAGGTTatcattattcaaaatattagtGACTTAAGTACTATATTTATGCGCTGACAAATTTgtttatgtatagatatatagatgaATGTATCTATAGTATTTCTAATCTATACCATTTCCATCCACATGAACGTATGACTGTAGGAGTTCATCAAGCTCAAGCAATCCATCATGGTTACCATCCGCACCGATGAAAGATTTGTCCACGGCCGCCAGGATCTCCGCAGTGGTGTCAAGAGCTCTGTGGGGGTAAGTATAGCGGTCTGTGATAAAGTCTATTCCCTCCGTTAGTAACGTTTGTTCGACTGTTGTATCCTAAAAATCTTGATTTCTAATGTTACTGACAATATGATGTCCATGTATCCCACCTCCATTACAAAATTACAAGATCttcaagcaaacaaacaaaaaggcATTAATAAGaacataatgtataattataaggAACACACTTAAATGGATTTAAGGAAACAAGTATAAGGTTGAATAACAGAACACTTGATTAAAACTTACGCTAAAGCAGACGATAATCCAAGGATAAAGATAAGTACACGCATTGTTGTTTTcctgaaagaaaagaaaaacaaatttaaattactACATCttagtaattaaaaaaaaataacaaagaatATTATCCTCGATTGTGGTTGACTGCAACAATGGTCACAAGTTCGTAGATCTTGTGTTTTGACAGATCTTATTTATTCAtgaaataataaagaaatatttaacacaGAGGATACGTATTGCAGACATCGCTAACTACCAAAGTTAGAACTCTTACACGCTGAAACGCTTTTTTTTAGAAACCAAAGTTTGGCTAAGCAGGCAGAGAATAGCATTATGTCAACATCGTAATCGCTATTCAAACAAAGTACAAAAACAAAGTAATCAAACAAAGAACGAAGGACTCAAACAAAGGATTTAAAGAAAGGACTCAAACAAAGAACAAAGGGTTTACACAAAGGGCTAAACATGAACACAACAGTGgctttacatgtatattatctaGTCTTGAAGATACGGAAGGTATTTGATTCTGATATTTCAAAAAGcatgaaaaacctaccaatatatatatagggattcAAAAACGTGAATAAGATATCTAAAACCACAGATTTAAGGAacatattactatataaatCTTGTCGAATATGTCAATAGTCAAATAGTGGAAATGTCTGAGTGATGTTTCTTCTATGAATACTAAATGTTCATTATCTAATCAGAAATTTCGAAAgtgtaaaaataaatcatacacCAGAAACCGCAATATAACTTTAAGATAATATTCACCTAGTTCGCCGGAGTTCTGTACGTATTGTTGAACAGCCGTTTGGATGTGTAATTGGAAAGTACGTATAAAGCAGCGTTTATCTTATACACTGCCGTTTTCAAAAGGCGAGTCTAAGTTCATGGGATCATGCCAGATGTGAGATAAagatatactaaatatataaataatagaaATCCATTATCATGTATTGGGTTTGACTTTGATTGCGACACATTTACAAAAAGTGATCACTACTGAGTATGATACAACGTGACGCAAACTATCACTAAATGAGCTAAATGAGATGTACTGAACGTTACTGTGGTGAATTTTATTTAGCAaacaacaagaaaaaaatcagcTAAACCCGTAATGCTTGGAATTAACGAACTGGGTTGTATCATTCATCCATTTAGAAAGTGAAACTCCCCCTTGGTGCATTTAATATGGCACACAACAAGAAAAAGTCACCAAAACCCTTAATGCTTGGAATTATCACCATCTCTTTTGAAAGCGTAAATGTGTAATTGCATATTGTCGTTTTTGGTATACTCTTTTCCAATCCATCGATCAACCTTTAATAAATGACATCATCCAAGTTACAGGATCCCATTAGAATAATAACGTATTGCTTACAGTTGTAAGACACATGCGTCCTGCCAGATGATTAACAGCTAATTATAAGTTACAGGatcatattatattacataaCGTATTACTGGTCgccacgacacatacaaatGTTCCTCTTGTTGTACTATATAAACCTTTTTGTCATGAAAATACTCATTCAATCACTGATATTAACCAGCAAAAAATGTATCATTGTTTAAAACTGGACTTAACACAGACGTTTGTGCATCGTTGCTTGAAAAAATAGCATTAACGTTTATTTCTGCACGACTTAAAAGTTCAAATTCCGCATGATACCAAATAAACAATGAATATTCTATACCTTATATTCAGTTAAAATTCGGTGAAGTCGTTTCGAATGAAAAAACCTTGAGCAATACTAAGCATATTTATCTCTATCGTCAAAGTGTTTGAAAGCACACATCACGCTAACGATAAGAAAAGGCAGTGCTTTGGCGTTGTTCACACCTTTGTAAATTGATCAGTCCAGAAGGATCATCTAACGCAAAAcggcaaaaacaaacaagaagactatattgatagacaTTTTGTAAACGAAATATGTCTTATATATGtgcggggccgcggtggccgagtggttaaggtgtaccgacactttatcactagccctccaccactgggttgcgagttcgaaacctacgtggggcagttgccaggtactgaccgtaggccggtggtttttctccgggtactccggctttcctccacctccaaaacctggcacgtccttaaatgaccctggctgttaataggacgttaaacaaaaacaaacaaaccaaatcttaTATATGTGATAATAGCAGTCTTTAATGTATTTGTTAGCAAATGTTTAGCATTAACACACACGAGTGATACACTCAACCACTGTCTTATTAATTATGGTATGTTTTCTGAATACATTCTGTAACATATAAAGATATAACATAGTTCAAGTCAAAAtctcaaaatgttaaaaaaagatGCCTACCATTAATTACATGTCATCAGCGCAACAGTTCTTTTTCTCTAATTTATGAGGTTTTCCCTTTCTTCATTTTCGCAGATTTGAGAGCTGTGAAAAGTCCGGAACAAAATTCTTCCAATGCATAGAATATCTATCATTAATATTCAAGGGTTTATATAGACCGTAAATgttatactttatatatgatcTCAGCGAATTGGCCAGTTCTCCATCGGTCTTGGTCACGATCAGAAGTGGAAAAAAGGTTTCTGTTACGAAAACATCTATTATCATAGTTTGCATATTTTACCTCACCATGAACATCTTCAAATACAATGAAAAGTGTGGTTGCGTAGAGATCAACAGATATACTGCCTCGTTTCCGAGCCAGTATTCTCCGTTTGGTGACCGAAATCCATGTCTGTACCCTCCCCATGTTTTCTGAAAGTCAAGACTTCCATTAAATCAGGTATGTATCATAGTCCATCTTCCTGTTTGTGTTTTCATGTCACAGACAGATTTGACTGTCAAGTGACGATTGCGTGTAGTGATGTTGTGTAAACCCACGGGAGTCTGGCGGTAGTGCATCACACGAGTAAATCGGTTGAATGCTGGGGACATTTATGTTAGCGACATTTAATCCCACAGTCCTACTTTATTTCCATCTACTATAGAGACAGCTTGGATGATCTAAACTAGTGTAATCTCTTTTTGTTAGATTCCGAGATCAGAAATGACAAAGAAGCAGGAAATTAATTGAATATGTGAACATCTCTGTTAGTTTGCAGGGAAACAAGGATAGCGTTAAGGACAGTTCAATGATTTTTAGTGATTTATCTAACTCCGAAGGTAATGCATTCACCAACAATGGAAATATCAAATTTCCCAATCAATCAAAGGCAATTGATAAGACTATGGACATTCAatacatccccccccccccccccccccccatttattttttttaaagtattctgatttgtaaatattatgactttatgtacatttacactataaaaaaatgatgtgaGCGTAAATgtgtcatatacatatatatatttctgtgtaTCAGATTTTGTGCGCGTTTATGTTTTCATGAGAGATATTTCGTGAATTTTCAAGTGTGTATCAGGGTGCAGGGCGTTGAGTGTGTGCACATATGTGATGATGTATGTTTATGGTGTATGTATGCGTACATGTATCAATCCTAAACCTGACACTACAGAAACAATATTCATGATTAAAGCAATTAACATTACATTACACCCCAAAACATTCAAATTACATAATCATAAAACAACATTGCTAATATAATTCATTCATTGTATCATACCGATAACAATTAGCATGATTGTAATATGCCGCAGCAAGTTCTCCTCCTTTTTTGCTCCATATGTTGTAAATGAAATTTCTATTGTTTGTAGATATTATTAGTGTGATAGCATCTAACCTATTTTTGTCATCTTTGTTTTTCTAATTTGCCATCTTGGCTATAAGGACAGAAAGCGGGAGCGCTTCTGCTTTACCATGAAGTAACTTATTATTTTCTCCTTAAATGAACTGCCTTTATCACTACACCACGAAAAgagtgtactgtatatcaacTTCTCTTATGTTAgcttctttatcacattgttcaACTTGGTTCGTTTTGTTCACTTTGAATTTACAAGTTCTGAGTCTCTATTATATGCTTCCCTTGGCTTACAACTTTGATAATGGGTAACTCGTTTATGTGCCATAGAATAGCGATCGGTACCTACGTAATGTGTGATgaaatcatttatcattttatgatTTGGGTTTAAACTGT
The window above is part of the Pecten maximus chromosome 2, xPecMax1.1, whole genome shotgun sequence genome. Proteins encoded here:
- the LOC117341065 gene encoding uncharacterized protein LOC117341065, which translates into the protein MRVLIFILGLSSALAALDTTAEILAAVDKSFIGADGNHDGLLELDELLQSYVHVDGNGDGRISENEFESRSTNHTYTRVVFMMLDYDGDGYLDTSSVYGQYSVMDSNGDNEVSRREFDVYYSKIMIDAIDTYGYLVDLQPIHQ